The Nakamurella antarctica genomic interval CCTACCGCTCCCCCTAACAGCATCCCCACCCAGGTGCCCGTCATCGCAGGACCCGTTTCTCTACCGGCAGGCGACCGATTCTTACCATCAGTCGGTAGGCCGACACCGAGACGACCGCGCCAAAAGCCAGAATCAGCGTCCCAGTTGGTCGGTCGTAGGCTTCCAACGTCTCCCGTTGCGTCGCCAGCAGTAGCAAGACAAGCCAAGGCGCGCAGACTGCCATCCGAGCCGCGTTTACCGACCATGACTGCCGCGCGGTCAGCTCGGAGCGAGTCCGCGCGTCTTCGCGCAGGAACCCGCTCAGCGTGCTGAGCAACCGGCCCAGGTCCGTGCCGCCCACCTCTCGCGCTACTCGAAGCGACTCGCAGACTCTGTCCCCGATGGGGTCCGCCAAGGAGGCTTTGAGCCGGTCCAACGAATCGTTGAACCTTCCCGATGCTCGGTAGTCACTGCCAAAGCGCCTAAATGGTTCGCGAATCGACTCGGGACCGCGCGAACCAACGGCAGCCAGCGCTTCGGGCAGCGAAAGACCAGCGCGCACACCAGATGTCAAATTGTCAACGACCTCCGGCCACACCTCGCGTAGATCGGACTGGCGTCGATTACGTAGGCGCACGACCCACATCCGAGGAAGCACCGCAGCAAAGAGACTGAAAATGGCTGACACCGAAAGCGAACTTGTCGCGACCACCACCACCGCAAAGCCCAGGATTCCGCTTCCAAGTTGAGCTAGGTGCAAGTGGATCGGTTGCATCCGTGGCAAACCTGCTTGCTGCAAAGACTCCCGCAGCCGGTCAGCGCGACGATGAACGCGGTGGCGACGTGGCCGGTTGCTAAGCCCGTGCCAGATGAGCAGCAGCCCGACCCCCGCCACCAGACCTATAAACGCCCCCATTCCTGCCCCCCCCGCCGATACTGCTGTGTCACCCTCACGACACACTGCCAATATGACACCCCTAAAGAGGTAAGTAAAGGACGATTTTACGAAATGTGGATGACTCTGTGTAATAACAGCCCCGCCACTAGCCTGGAGCCACACGATGGTGTCGCCGACTTGAGCGGCCAGCCGAGTCCCTGAAACCGCGCGCACCAGCGGCTTTAGCTCTCTGATGGTCCGCCATTCAAGACATGCCACTCTCAGCTTGAAGCTGAGCTTTCCGATGCCAATGGCTTTGCCTCCTTGCGCTGCCACCGCTGCTGCACCTGCCGTGCCTGAAACCCATGCGGAAGTCCACCCCCACTGCCTCAAGGCCACTGGTATCGCGGTGCCGACTACACACCCCAAGACTCAGCGTTCGGCGGGCATATCGATATCGAGCTGTACTCGGACCTACCTCGAACGGGGCGACTCCCCCGGGATTTAATGCGGGCAACAACGCGGGTGGGGCCTCTGAGCCCCACCGCGTAAGCTCCACAGTTGTGCATCCCGACGATACGGCCGATGTAAAGGCCCTTGAAACCACGCTGACCAGTATTGAAAACGCGCTCGACGTGGATTCGATCCACACAAATATTGCTGCCCTTTCAGAGGCAGCGAGCGTGCCCGACCTGTGGAACGACCCAGAAAATGCCCAAAAGGTGACCTCTGCCCTGTCCCACGCGCAGGCGGAATTAAAACGAATCTCAGATCTACGACAGCGGCTCGACGATTTGGATGTGCTCTTCGAATTGGGCGACGATGACGAAGACACCCTCCAGGAGGCGCGCGGCGAGGTCACCAAGTTGCGGGCCGACGTCGAGGCGATGGAAGTACGCACGTTGTTGTCCGGCGAATATGACGTCCGCGACGCACTTGTCACCATTCGTTCCGAAGCTGGAGGCGTTGACGCCGCTGACTTCGCCGAAATGCTGATGCGGATGTACCTGCGCTGGGCGGAGCGACACCACTACGCCACCGAAGTCTACGAAACCTCCTACGCCGAAGAGGCTGGCATTAAGTCGACTACTTTCCAGGTCAAAGCGCCCTACGCCTACGGCACGCTTTCCGTCGAGCAAGGCACGCATCGTCTCGTGCGGATTTCCCCCTTCGACAACCAGGGCCGCCGCCAGACCTCCTTCGCCGGCGTCGAGGTCCTCCCAGTGGTTGCTTCCACCGACGCTGTCGACATTGACGAGAAGGAGCTTCGGGTGGATGTCTATCGTTCCTCCGGGCCCGGTGGTCAAGGCGTCAACACCACTGACTCTGCAGTCCGCATCACCCACCTTCCCACTGGCATCGTTGTTTCGTGCCAAAACGAGCGTTCGCAGATTCAGAACCGCGCCTCCGCGATGACGGTCCTGTCGGCAAAGTTGCTGGAACGTCGCCGCCAGGAGGAGAAGGCCACCATGGATGCTCTGAAGGATGGTGGCAACTCTTGGGGTAACCAGATGCGCTCCTATGTCCTGCACCCGTACCAAATGGTTAAGGACCTCCGCACCAACTTCGAGGTGGGCAACCCCTCCGCGGTATTCGATGGTGACATCGATGGATTCGTAGAAGCCGGCATTCGGTGGCGTCGGAATTCGGAAAGTAGCAACTAACTCTCCCCACCCGCCAACCCAGCACTGTCGGCCCGACTCGGACCGACGACGTGCGGGTGTGGTCCGGTGAGGCGAGAATGAAAGAACCACCGTCCTCGATGAGAACGGTGGTTTTTTTTACTGCCTTCGTAGCGGGGACAGGATTTGAACCTGCGACCTCTGGGTTATGAGCCCAGCGAGCTACCGAGCTGCTCCACCCCGCGCTGCGATGTATTCCTACTGTAACTGGTAGAAACTCAAAACAAAAACCGGCTGGCGAAAGGCGCACGCCACCAACGGTTATCATCCAAAACAACCGACGCTGCGACAAAGAAAAAGCCCCAGCCAAATCGACTGGGACCTTTTCTCTGTAACTTTCGTAGCGGGGACAGTGTCCTGGTTCAGGACATAGGAAACGCATGTCTCAAGACATAGGAAACTGATCTCTCAGGACATCGGAAACTCCCGTCCTGGTCAGATTCGCCTATGTCGAAAGCGCGTTTGATCATCACCGCGGTCGTCCTTCAAGGACGTCCCCAGGCCGAAGTACGTTCTACGCGGCGGTGAAACGGGCGCCGTGCGCCAGAGCTATCCGCGACGTTGAGGTGCTTGCCCAGATCCGCAGGGTGCACGAGGGGTCCCGCGGCGGCTTGTACGGGGTGTTGAAGGTCTATCACCAACTCCACCGGGAGAACGTGCTGGTCCAGGGCACGCCGGTGGCTAGGTGCACCGCGGAACGGCTGATGCGTCTGCACGGGTTGAAGGGTGTTCACCGCAGCCGCCGGGTCCGCACCACCATCCCGGATGTCACCGCTGATAGGGCACCGGATCTGGTGAAACGCAAGTTCACAGCGACCGCCCCGAACCAGCTATGGGTAGTCGATTTCACCTATGTGAGCACCATCGCTGGTTGGGTGTACGTGGCGTTCGCGATTGATGTTTTCTTCACCGATGATCGTCGGGTGGCAATCGTCGACGTCAATGAAAACGGATCTACCATTGGATGCGCTTGAGATGGCGTTGTGGAACCGAGAACGGTTGGGCCATAGGGTGTCTGGACTGATACTTCACAGCGACGCCGGGGCTCAAGGCGGACTCAACCGGTGGAAGCAACACCATGTTGATCTGATGATTTTAACTGATCGTGCATAGCCTCAGCAGGTGTCCTCCAGCCAAGGCATCTGCGTGGGCGGTGGTTCAAAGCCATTGCTACCGAATCGATTTCCGTGGCACTCCAGCGGG includes:
- a CDS encoding IS3 family transposase; its protein translation is MKRAPCARAIRDVEVLAQIRRVHEGSRGGLYGVLKVYHQLHRENVLVQGTPVARCTAERLMRLHGLKGVHRSRRVRTTIPDVTADRAPDLVKRKFTATAPNQLWVVDFTYVSTIAGWVYVAFAIDVFFTDDRRVAIVDVNENGSTIGCA
- the prfB gene encoding peptide chain release factor 2; this translates as MHPDDTADVKALETTLTSIENALDVDSIHTNIAALSEAASVPDLWNDPENAQKVTSALSHAQAELKRISDLRQRLDDLDVLFELGDDDEDTLQEARGEVTKLRADVEAMEVRTLLSGEYDVRDALVTIRSEAGGVDAADFAEMLMRMYLRWAERHHYATEVYETSYAEEAGIKSTTFQVKAPYAYGTLSVEQGTHRLVRISPFDNQGRRQTSFAGVEVLPVVASTDAVDIDEKELRVDVYRSSGPGGQGVNTTDSAVRITHLPTGIVVSCQNERSQIQNRASAMTVLSAKLLERRRQEEKATMDALKDGGNSWGNQMRSYVLHPYQMVKDLRTNFEVGNPSAVFDGDIDGFVEAGIRWRRNSESSN
- a CDS encoding type II secretion system F family protein, translating into MGAFIGLVAGVGLLLIWHGLSNRPRRHRVHRRADRLRESLQQAGLPRMQPIHLHLAQLGSGILGFAVVVVATSSLSVSAIFSLFAAVLPRMWVVRLRNRRQSDLREVWPEVVDNLTSGVRAGLSLPEALAAVGSRGPESIREPFRRFGSDYRASGRFNDSLDRLKASLADPIGDRVCESLRVAREVGGTDLGRLLSTLSGFLREDARTRSELTARQSWSVNAARMAVCAPWLVLLLLATQRETLEAYDRPTGTLILAFGAVVSVSAYRLMVRIGRLPVEKRVLR